One genomic region from Nymphaea colorata isolate Beijing-Zhang1983 chromosome 10, ASM883128v2, whole genome shotgun sequence encodes:
- the LOC116262180 gene encoding zinc transporter 8-like: MTKRRPLLLFLVLLPLSVLAENGAGGDSCSPDDGCRDKHGALKLKIAALVSILVCSSIGVLLPLAGKFVPALRPERDAFFAVKSFAAGVILATGFIHVLPDAFESLSSSCLSEQPWQDFPFTGFIAMVSAMGTLMIDAFATGYYNSLERSKAAPVEEGDEEARSSGVLSKHVHAHGTHGHAEQDCSAGVPALAKSDDLIRHRVISQVLELGIVVHSVIIGISLGASESPCTIKPLVAALSFHQFFEGMGLGGCIVQAKFKSKATAIMALFFSLTTPVGIAIGIGISSTYNENSPTALIVEGVFNSASSGILIYMALVDLLAADFMAPRMLNSGKLQVLANVSLLLGAGLMSLLAKWA; encoded by the exons ATGACGAAGCGCAGgcccctcctcctcttcctcgtcctcctccctctttctgtCCTTGCGGAGAACGGCGCCGGCGGAGATTCATGCTCCCCCGACGATGGCTGCCGTGACAAACACGGAGCCCTGAAGCTCAAGATCGCGGCGCTCGTGTCCATCCTCGTCTGCAGCTCCATAGGCGTGCTGCTCCCGCTCGCCGGCAAGTTTGTCCCCGCCTTACGCCCCGAGAGGGACGCCTTCTTCGCTGTGAAGTCGTTTGCTGCGGGCGTGATCCTCGCCACTGGCTTCATCCACGTGCTTCCGGACGCCTTCGAGAGCCTCAGCTCGTCCTGTCTGAGCGAGCAACCGTGGCAAGACTTCCCCTTCACGGGCTTCATCGCCATGGTGTCCGCAATGGGAACGCTCATGATAGACGCCTTCGCCACGGGGTATTACAACAGCTTGGAGCGCAGCAAGGCGGCGCCGGTGGAAGAGGGCGACGAGGAGGCCCGCAGCTCCGGCGTGCTCAGTAAGCACGTCCACGCTCACGGGACCCACGGCCATGCGGAGCAAGATTGCTCAGCCGGCGTCCCAGCTCTTGCCAAGTCCGACGACCTCATCCGCCATCGAGTCATCTCCCAG GTGTTGGAGTTGGGGATTGTGGTTCACTCTGTGATCATCGGCATCTCCTTGGGCGCATCGGAGAGCCCATGCACCATCAAGCCTCTGGTGGCTGCCCTCAGCTTCCATCAGTTCTTTGAGGGCATGGGCCTCGGCGGCTGCATCGTTCAG GCCAAGTTCAAGAGCAAGGCCACAGCCATAATGGCTCTCTTCTTCTCACTCACAACTCCAGTGGGGATAGCCATTGGGATTGGGATATCATCCACCTACAACGAGAACAGCCCAACAGCTTTGATAGTGGAAGGAGTGTTCAACTCTGCATCCTCAGGCATCCTCATATACATGGCGCTTGTGGACCTTCTTGCTGCTGATTTCATGGCCCCCAGGATGCTGAACAGTGGGAAGCTTCAAGTTTTGGCTAATGTCTCACTCCTTCTTGGGGCAGGACTCATGTCCCTCTTAGCAAAGTGGGCTTAA